Within Acidimicrobiales bacterium, the genomic segment TCGTCAACGGCCTCGTGAAATCTGTGTTCAGGCGAGCCCGTCCCGCTCTCGATTCCCGCTACGAGGACAAGATCCGGATCCCGCTCACGTCCAGCTTCCCTTCCGGACATTCCTCTGCCGCCTTCTTCGCGGCGACGGTGCTCTCCGACGGGTCGGCTTCCGCAGCAGCCTGGTACGGGCTCGCGGCCGCCGTGGCCGCCAGCAGGGTGTACGTCGGCATCCACCACGCCTCCGATGTCGTGGCCGGCGCGTTTCTGGGCACCGCTCTCGGCCGTGTGGCACGGAGGTTCTGGCCGCGCCAGACGTCCCGCCGGCCGACCACCGGCAGCCGGTCACTGCCTCTGAGGCGACTTGTACACTGACTCTCAGGTACACCGCGGGAGCCTCCTCGGGAGGCTGAGAGGGCGCGACGGCGCCGACCGCCAGAACCTGATCCGGGTAATGCCGGCGAAGGGAGGTCATCGATGGAACAGGGCACGGCTTCCACCCAGTCGTCTCTCGCACCTGCAATCACACAGTCGGGAGCAGCAGCCGACGAGAGACCGAGACCGGGTCGACGCAAGATCTACAAGGTGGGGAGCCGGCCGGATGTGAGGGTTCCCTTCATCGAGGTGACGCTCCACGAAACCATTGGTCGAGACGGCACACGCATTCCCAATCCTCCGGTTCTCCTTTACGACACCAGCGGGCCGGGTTCCTCACCGGAGGAGGGGCTCCCCCCGCTGCGCCTGCCCTGGATCATGGAGCGGGGCGACGTCGAGGTCGCCTCCCGAGCGACTGACCAGCCGCGAGAACAGCAGCACGCGGTTCGGTCGGCCGGGCATCCCTCCCTCCCTCGCTCGTCGGTGGAACGCGTGGGGCCGCTTCGGGCCAAGCCGGGGCACCGAGTCACGCAGATGCACTATGCGAGGAGGGGGATCATCACACCGGAGATGGAGTTCGTCGCGATCAGAGAGGGGGTCGATCCCGAGTTCGTGAGAGCGGAGGTGGCGGCGGGCAGGGCGATCATCCCCTCCAACGTCAACCATCCCGAGTCGGAGCCGATGATCATCGGACGCAGGTTCCTCACGAAGGTGAACGCCAACATCGGCAACTCCACGGTGCGCTCCTCGGTGGACGAAGAGGTCGAGAAGATGCGCTGGGCCATCCGGTGGGGTGCCGACACGGTGATGGACCTCTCCACCGGGCGGGACATCCACCTGACGCGCGAATGGATCATCCGCAACTCCCCCGTACCGGTCGGCACCGTGCCGATCTACCAGGCCCTCGAGAAGGTCGGAGGATCACCGGAGAGGCTGTCGTGGGAGGTCTTCCGCGACACCGTCGTCGAGCAGGCCGAGCAGGGCGTGGACTACATGACCGTGCACGCCGGAGTGCTCCTCCGATACATCCCCCTCACAATGGAACGGGTCACCGGGATCGTCAGCCGGGGAGGCTCGATCATGGCCGCCTGGTGCCTGGCTCACCACGAAGAGAACTTCCTCTACACGCATTTCGAGGAACTCTGCGAGATATTCGCGGCATACGACGTGGCGTTCTCGCTCGGAGACGGTCTGCGGCCGGGTTCCCTGGCAGATGCCAACGACGAGGCACAGTTCGCCGAGCTACGGACGCTGGGCGAGCTCACCCGGATCGCCTGGGAACACGACGTCCAGGTGATGATCGAAGGTCCCGGGCACGTCCCCATGCACCTGATCGAAGAGAACGTGCGCCTCGAGCACGAGTGGTGCGCGGATGCCCCTTTCTACACCCTCGGTCCCCTCACCACCGACGTGGCACCAGGGTACGACCACATCACTTCCGCCATCGGTGCAGCGCAGATCGGTTGGTACGGGACGGCGATGCTCTGTTACGTGACCCCGAAGGAGCACCTCGGACTTCCCGACAGGGACGACGTCAAGGCAGGCGTGATCGCCTACAAGATCGCCGCCCACGCCGCCGACGTCGCCAAGGGTCATCCGCGCGCCCGGGAATGGGACGACGCCTTGTCCAAGGCGCGATTCGAGTTCCGCTGGGAGGACCAGTTCAACCTCTCTCTGGACCCGGAGACGGCCAGGGCCTATCACGACGAGACCCTGCCCGCCGAGCCTGCGAAGACGGCCCACTTCTGCTCGATGTGCGGCCCTCGCTTCTGCTCGATGCAGATCACCCATGAGGTTCGCGAGTACGCGCGTCGCAAGGGTCTGGATCCGACGGAAGCGTTGAAGGTGGGCATGCGAGAGAAGTCCGTGGAGTTCGTCCGCGGCGGCTCGTCGGTGTATGGCACTCCCGGATCGCCGGAGTGACCGTGACCCCGCGGTGGGACCTGCCTCGCCTGTGCGTGATCTTGGATTGTCCGAGAGACGAGCCGCCGCTGGAGCTCTGCCGGAAGGTCGCAGCAGCGCGACCCCCAATGATCCAGATCCGGGTGAAGCTCCCTTCAGACCGGCTCGCCTGGGAGTGTGCCGAGGCGATGTTCCACGAGGTTCGGGCCGGTAGCCCGGCAACCGTCGTGGTGGTGAACGACCGGCCCGACATGGCAGTCGCCCTGGGGGCGGACGGGGTGCACGTGGGCGCCGACGACTTGCCCGTCGACGCGGTACGCCGGGTCGTCGGACCCCACATGATCGTGGGAGCCACTGCGAGGAACCCGGACGAGGCGCGAGACGCGAGACGACGTGGAGCCGACTACCTCGGCGTGGGTCCGGTGTGGCCCACATCGACCAAGAGCGGCCTTCCGGCACCGATCGGGGTCGACGGTCTGTCACGCACCTGCCGGGCGGTCGATCTCCCGGTCTTGGCGATATCGGGAGTCACCCTCGAACGGGTACCGCAAGCTCTCGCAGCCGGGGCCCACGGAGTCGCCGTCGTATCGGCCGTCGCCGCTGCAGCCGATCCCGCCCGGGCGGTAGAAGACCTCATGGGCGTACTGGAGTCGCACTCCGGTGTCACGGGTACCACCGGAGCGAGCAGGCATCCCGACACATGAGAACGGAGCGGGCAGTCGACGTCGCGATCGTCGGCGGAGGCGTAATAGGGCTGTCGGCCGCGTGGGCCCTGGCCCGACGTGGAGTCGCGACTCTCGTGGTGAGCGATCCGAACCGCCAGGCCGCGGCATGGGCGGCTGCAGGGATGCTCACTCCGGTCACGGAGGCCTGGTGGGGGAGAGGATCGACTCCTCCGACTCGGAGCCGAGGCGCTCGCGTCATGGCCGGAGTTCGCCCGACTCCTCACCGACCAGACGGGGATGGACGTCGGACTGAGGCTCGACGGTGTGCTGGTCGCGGGCGTCCGCTCGGACGACATGGCCCTGGTAGGTGAGCTGGCCCGCGCCACCACGGCGCTCGGCAGCGAGATCCGAATGCTCCGGTCGAACGAGGTACGAACGGTCGAGCCTCTCCTGTCACCGCGCGCGCGAGGGGGCTTCCTCGCACCGGGAGAGGGGGCGGTGGACCCGCGGCGTCTCCTCGCGGCGCTCGCGTCGGCCTGTAGGGCGCTCGGAGTGCAGGTGATCGACGGTCGGGCTCACGAGGTGGTGGTGACCGGCAGTCGTGTGGAGGGACTGGAGACCTCCGAAGGCCGAGTCGTGGCTTCCATGGTCGTCGTCGCAGCCGGCTCGTGGAGCCCTCAGGTGGACGTGCCTGGAGCTCCTCGACTCCCAGTCCATCCCGTCTTCGGCGAGAGCCTGCGGCTTTCACAGGAGGACCCGCGCATGGTCCCGAGCCACGTCGTGCGGGGTTATGTGAACGGCAGGCCGATCTATGTGGTGCCGCGGCTCGCACCCAGGGGCACGCCGTCCGAGATCGTCGTCGGTGCCACCAGCTCGGAGATGGGGTTTCGGCACGATCCCACCGCTCTCGGCGTACACGACTTGCTGTGTGACGCTCGCACGTTGGTCCCCGCTCTGGACGAGGCGACGTTCTGCGAAGTCTCGGTGGGTCTCCGTCCCGCCACCCCCGACAACCTGCCTCTGGTCGGACGAGCAGGGATCGACGGTCTGGTCGTCGCGTGCGGTCATCACCGCAACGGAGTGCTGCTGGCTCCGCTGACCGCCGACGCGGTCGCGAGGATCGTGTGCGGAGGCGAGTCCACGGAGCTGGACGACCTGCTCGACCCGGCACGTTTCGCCCACGGAAGGGAGAAAACGTCAGAGCCGACCGGCCGGGCGCAGACGGCAAGCGTGCGAGAGGTGTGAAGGGATGAACGGTCGACCCGACGGCGCGGGGATGGGCGGAGGACGTGTGAGCCTCCTCGTCAACGGCGAGGAGATCGAAGTCTCGGTCGGCACGACGGTGGACGACATCGTCCGGCGAATCGTCGCCTCCCCCACCGGAGTGGCGGTCGCCCGGAATGACGAGGTGGTGCCGAAGAGCCTCTGGGAGGAGACGGTCGTGTCCGACGGTGATCGGATCGAGGTACTCACACCGGCGCAGGGCGGATGAGACTAGGGGCGGATGAGACTAGGAGCGTCTATGACCGAGCGTGACACTCCCTTGGTGATAGCCGGTCGCTCCTTCTCCTCCCGGTTGCTGGTCGGCACCGGCGGAGCTCCGAACCTCGAAGTCCTCAGGGCCGCGATAGCCGCCTCGGAAGCCGAGATAGTCACCGTCGCGTTGAGGCGGGCACGACCGGGTACGGACGGAGGCCTGCTCGAGACGTGTCGGGAGTTGGGCGTCGAACTGCTGCCCAACACCGCGGGTTGCCACACGGCCGCGGAAGCCGTCCTCACCGCTCGGCTGGCCCGCGAGGCGTTCGGGGTCGACTGGGTGAAGCTCGAGGTGGTGGCGGACGATCGGACCCTCCTCCCGGATCCGGTGGAGCTCGTGGAAGCAGCCGAGCGACTGGTCGAGGAAGGGTTCGTCGTGCTTCCCTACACCAACGACGACCCCGTCCTGGCCAGACGACTCGAAGACGTGGGTTGCGCGACGGTCATGCCTCTGGGCGCGCCGATCGGTTCGGGCTTGGGAATACGCAACCCGCACAACATCGCCTTGATCTGTGAAGAGGTGTCGGTGCCGGTGGTGCTCGACGCGGGGATCGGCACCGCCTCCGATGCCGCCATGGCGATGGAGCTCGGTTGCGACGCGGTGCTCGTCGCCTCCGCCATCACGAGGGCGCGCGACCCGGTGCTGATGGCCGCCGCCATGAGAGACGCGGTGAGGGCGGGCAGGTCCGCCTACCTGGCCGGACGGATCCCCCGTAGACCTCTCGCCGAGGCGTCCACGACCGACGAGGGATTGCCGGAGTTCTTCGTCGCCGGGTCCGCGCCGTCGGGCCGGAGGGCGGAACGCTCCTCGAGCCTCGCGGACCCGCAGTGAACCGGAGACACGAGATCCACGGGAGTGCGACATCCGTCGGCGCTCCATCCAGCTCGCGACTCGGACACGCCGACCCGAGAGCGCTCCACTCGGACGACGATGCTCCGATCCCCCTTCCACGCCTCGTCTTGGTGACAGACCGCATCGCCGCCGCCAGGCGAGGGGCGGACTTGGTCGAAGTGATCTGCTCGGCCCTCTCCGCAGGTGCACCCGCAGTACTCTTCCGGGAGCGCGACTTGGAATCCTCCGAACGCCGCCGCCTCGGCCACCGTGTGGCCGAAGTCGTCCGGCAGGCCGGCGCGATGCTCGCCGTGTCGGCAGACGCGTGCCTTGCCAGAGAACTCGGTGCCGGTGTCCTACACCTTCCCGAAGGGTCTCCCAGGCCGACCGGTTGGCACGGCAGGGTGGGCGTCTCCTGCCATGACGTTGAGCAGATCCTGCGTGCCGGCGAGGCGGGTTTCGACTACGTCACCCTCTCCCCCGTGTACCCATCGATATCGAAGGTCGGTCACCATCCGGACGAGCCCCTGGCCGGGCTGAGGAAGCTGTCCCGGGCGGGAGTAGGGCACCCTCCCGTCTGGGCACTCGGAGGTGTCTCGGCAGATCGGATACCCGAGCTGATCCGCGCGGGTGCAACGGGAGTGGCGGTGTGCGGCGCGGTGATGAGTGCCGACGATCCAGCGGCCGCCACACGGGAGCTGCTGCGAGTAATGGAGGGCTGCACGTGACGGGCCGCGACGAAGCCAATCCCCCGGTGGCCATGACCATCGCCGGGACCGACTCCGGCGGAGCTGCCGGCGTCGCCGCCGACCTCTGCACCTTCGCCTCGCTCGGAGTCCACGGGACTTGCGTGGTCACTGCCGTGACGGCGCAGGACACAACCGCGGTGCATGCAGTGGCGGTGATCGAGCCCGAATTGGTCGCCCGACAGATCGAGGTCGTGGTCGAAGACCTCCGGCCGCGTGCCGCGAAGACGGGCATGCTCGCGACCCGCGACATAGTCGAGTTGGTCGCCGGCAAGGCCGCGGCGGGCGAACTCCCGGATCTGGTCGTCGACCCGGTCATGGTCGCCAGCTCCGGAGACCGCCTACTCGACGAAGGTGCGGAGGCCTCTTACAGAACCCTCCTCCGGCACGCCCTCGTGGCCACGCCCAACGTGGCGGAAGCCTCCGTACTCGTCGGCGATCCCCTAGACACGGTGGAGGATGTGCTGGACGCCGAAGACGCGCTGCGTGAGCTCGGGGTCCCATGGCTCGTGGTCACCGGTGGCGACACCCCCGGGGGCCAAAGCCCGGGAGGTGGCGGCGCGGTGGACTGCGTCTTCGGCCCGTACGGCAGCCACATTCTCGAAGAACCGCGCATCCCCACACCCAACGTTCACGGATCCGGCTGCACCTTCTCGGCGGCGATCACGGCCTTGCTGGCCTGCGGCCTCGACCCGGACTCGGCCATACGTCGGGCCAAGCGATTCGTCACCGAGAGGATCGCCCTCTCCGCCGGGTGGCGGTTGGGTGCAGGACGTGGACCAGTGGCTCATGTATTCGTCTCGCCTCCGTCGTCCGAACTCCCCGAGGGCCGTCACGAGGATCAACCGTCTGACTCATAGCATTCGTTCAACCACTCTGCGTGGTCGCACTCGAGTGCGTTCCCGCAGGTCAAACGTGTCGAGTGGTGCTTTAGGCCCAAAAAGCGGTTGACACTCTGAGTGACACTTGACACAGTGTCAATTCGGCGAGGACACCGGCGAACGCTTCGAGACCCCATGCATCGAGGCACCGACGGCTCGTTCCCGTTCTGCAGGTGCATCCTCGTCCGGCCGCTGAGGCGGGTAGCGGCGAACAGTGCGAAGGCCGTTCGACCGCCCCGGCCCGGGGCGAAGGGGGGAGGTGCTGTCGACATGGGCTCGACGCCTACGTCTCTGTTCCACCGAGACACCCCACAGCGCTCTGCGGAGCTCGAGTCGGAAATCCAGGCATCCCGAAGCCGCGCATCCCAGAGACCGACCCTCAGCATCGTCGTCCCTGCCTACAACGAAGAGGACCGGATCTCGACCTCACTTCCGGCGCTGAGCGATCTCGTCCGCAGACACCCCACTACCGAGCTGATAGTGGTCGACGACGGAAGCGAGGACCTCACGGCCGAACGTGTCGCACGGGCTCTGAGGGACACTCCCCGATGCATGCTCATACGCCTGCCGTGGAACCACGGCAAGGGTGCCGCCGTGCGAGCCGGGGTGGCGGCGGCGACGGGCGAGGTGATCGTGTTCGCAGACGCGGATCTCGCCGCGTCTCTCGACGATCTGCCGAAGTTGGTCGCGGCCTTGGAGGAGGCCGACATAGCGGTCGGATCCCGGTCCGCGCCGGGCGCTTCGGTAACCGGCGGATGCCTCGCCAGACGCATCGCCAGCGTCACCTTCGCCCTGGCTACGCGGCGACTCCTGCGTCTCCCCCATCGAGACACACAGTGCGGGTTCAAGGCCTTCCGCGCCAGCACGGCCAAGGTCCTCTTCCAGCTCGTCCGCTGTGAGGGCTTCGCGTTCGACGTGGAGGTGCTCGCGCTCGCTCGTCTCCTCGGCTATCGGGTGGCGGAGGTGCCGATCCGATGGCACGCGGTCGAGGGTTCCCGAGTGCGTCTGCCGCGTGACGCGATCACCATGGTCCGGGATCTGCTCGCTGTGAGGCGTCGGTGCATCAAGGCGGCGAGGAGGGCGAGGGCACTCGCACCCCAACACTTCGAAGAAGGCCTGCTCGATCAGTTCACGTGGAGGACCCCGCGTCCCCACGACCGGGCGTCCGGTGTGTCGACCGCAGAACCGCGCCCTGGAGAACTCCACTCCACGGTCCCCCGCAAGGATGCCCGAGCGACCGGGGTCGGGCAGGTGGTCGACCCCGTGATCGACCTCAGACCGGTGGAGCTGGACGCCGCGGGCTCCAAGGGGGCCTGACATTGCGAGTCCTGTTCTTGGCCTGGCGGGAGCTGGCGAATCCGCAGGCGGGAGGATCGGAGCTGCTGGTCGACCGCCTGGCCGGCGCCCTCACCGATCGGGGACACGAGGTGGCTCTCGTCTGCGGTGGCCCGACTGGCACCCGCAAGTACACGGTCGTGGCCAACGGTGGACGCTACACGCAGTACCTGAGTGCCCCGTTCTGCGCGCGCCGACACGTCCCGGAGCCGGACGTGGTGGTCGACGTGGAGAACGGCATACCGTTCTTCTCTCCACTCTGGAGCTCCGCACCCGTGGTCTGCTTCGTGCACCACATCCATTCGGAGCAGTGGGGGATGCACTTTCCGAAGCCCGTCGCCGCCTTCGGTCGAGCCACAGAGCTGTGGGCTCTCCGCAAGCTGTATTCGAATGCGCTATTCGCCGCGGCTTCTCCCTCCACCGCCCAGCGGCTGGTCGACCTCGGAGTGGAACCGTCACGCATCCGCGTCGTCCCACCTGGGGTCGATTCCGACGACACGCAGGTCGATCCCAGTTCGACACGCATGCGTTCGGAAGAACCGCTGTTCGTCGCCCTGGGTCGACTCGTGCCGCACAAGAGGATCGATCTCCTGCTCGCGATGTGGGAGACGGTGAGAGAGCGATGTGGCGGTCGACTTGTCGTGGTCGGCGACGGGCCCGAGGCAGGACGACTCTCGTCGCTGCGCGTCAGGGGGGTCGAGTTCGCGGGTCGCATCTCGGACGAGGAGCGAAGTCGCCTGCTCTCCGCCGCGTGGCTCCTCGTGCACACCGCTAGCCACGAGGGTTTCGGGATCGTGATCCTCGAGGCGGCAGATGCAGGAACTCCGACGCTGGCCTTCGACGTCCCCGGGGTGAGAGACGCCGTCGTCGACGGGGTCACCGGTCGACTCGTGCGGACCGAGGCCGAGTTCGTGGAAGAGTGGATCCGCCTGGCTTCCAAGCCCGAGCTCGTGACGGCGCTCGGCACTGCCGCACGACGGCGAGCCAGGCGATTCACTTGGGGCCGCTCTGCACAAGAGCTCGAGAAGCTGCTCGCCCTGGCTCGCGAACGGCATGTGGGCGCCGACCACCGACGGATCACGCCGGGTCGCAGTCGCAGTGGGTCGGAGACCGATTCGAACCCCGGGCGGGGTCGCACGAACGAGGTGCGGACTCCCCCGCCCCGCCCGGGGTCCCTCCCTCCGACGCCTCCGGTTCCGGTGCATCCATCCAGGTGGAACGCGTCGAGGAGCCTGAAGTTGGTGAGGCTCTTCGCCGAGGAGGCCACCGACCCGGCGTCGTTCTACGAGTTCCTGGCCCGGGACACGGTCTCGGCCCTCTCGGCCTTCTGCAGTCTCGCAGGTCTCACGGTCGTCGACATCGGAGGGGGACCCGGCTGGTTCGCAGACGAGTTCAGGAGAGCGGGCTCGCGTTGCCTCGTCGTCGAGTACTCGGATGCCGAACTCCGTCTGCATCGCCGAAGTCCCAAGGACGCGATCGTCGGTGACGGCTGCCGCCTTCCCCTGCGGAGCCGGTCGGTCGACGTCGTCCACTGTGCAAACGTGCTCGAACACGTACGACGGCCGTGGGATCTCCTCGAAGAGATGGTCCGCGTCCTGAGAGTCGGGGGCACCGCGTGGTTCTCCTTCACGAATTGGCTGTCGCCCTGGGGAGGACACGAGACGTCTCCGTGGCACTACATGGGAGGGCGAAGGGCGGCAGAGCGATACACCAGGCGCTACGGCCGTCGACCAAAGAACCTCTTCGGCGAGTCGCTGTTCCCCCTTCACATAGGCCCGGTCCTCGGGTGGTTCCGTGCCAACCCGAGAGTCGAGATCCTCTGGGCCGGACCTCGTTACCTCCCGGGATGGACGTCCCCCATAATCCGGATACCGGGTGTCCGCGAAGTGCTCACCTGGAATCTCGCCGTGACCTTCCGACGCGTC encodes:
- the thiC gene encoding phosphomethylpyrimidine synthase; this translates as MEQGTASTQSSLAPAITQSGAAADERPRPGRRKIYKVGSRPDVRVPFIEVTLHETIGRDGTRIPNPPVLLYDTSGPGSSPEEGLPPLRLPWIMERGDVEVASRATDQPREQQHAVRSAGHPSLPRSSVERVGPLRAKPGHRVTQMHYARRGIITPEMEFVAIREGVDPEFVRAEVAAGRAIIPSNVNHPESEPMIIGRRFLTKVNANIGNSTVRSSVDEEVEKMRWAIRWGADTVMDLSTGRDIHLTREWIIRNSPVPVGTVPIYQALEKVGGSPERLSWEVFRDTVVEQAEQGVDYMTVHAGVLLRYIPLTMERVTGIVSRGGSIMAAWCLAHHEENFLYTHFEELCEIFAAYDVAFSLGDGLRPGSLADANDEAQFAELRTLGELTRIAWEHDVQVMIEGPGHVPMHLIEENVRLEHEWCADAPFYTLGPLTTDVAPGYDHITSAIGAAQIGWYGTAMLCYVTPKEHLGLPDRDDVKAGVIAYKIAAHAADVAKGHPRAREWDDALSKARFEFRWEDQFNLSLDPETARAYHDETLPAEPAKTAHFCSMCGPRFCSMQITHEVREYARRKGLDPTEALKVGMREKSVEFVRGGSSVYGTPGSPE
- the thiE gene encoding thiamine-phosphate synthase, with protein sequence MTPRWDLPRLCVILDCPRDEPPLELCRKVAAARPPMIQIRVKLPSDRLAWECAEAMFHEVRAGSPATVVVVNDRPDMAVALGADGVHVGADDLPVDAVRRVVGPHMIVGATARNPDEARDARRRGADYLGVGPVWPTSTKSGLPAPIGVDGLSRTCRAVDLPVLAISGVTLERVPQALAAGAHGVAVVSAVAAAADPARAVEDLMGVLESHSGVTGTTGASRHPDT
- a CDS encoding hypothetical protein (possible pseudo, frameshifted), with product MDVGLRLDGVLVAGVRSDDMALVGELARATTALGSEIRMLRSNEVRTVEPLLSPRARGGFLAPGEGAVDPRRLLAALASACRALGVQVIDGRAHEVVVTGSRVEGLETSEGRVVASMVVVAAGSWSPQVDVPGAPRLPVHPVFGESLRLSQEDPRMVPSHVVRGYVNGRPIYVVPRLAPRGTPSEIVVGATSSEMGFRHDPTALGVHDLLCDARTLVPALDEATFCEVSVGLRPATPDNLPLVGRAGIDGLVVACGHHRNGVLLAPLTADAVARIVCGGESTELDDLLDPARFAHGREKTSEPTGRAQTASVREV
- a CDS encoding thiamine biosynthesis protein ThiS, translating into MNGRPDGAGMGGGRVSLLVNGEEIEVSVGTTVDDIVRRIVASPTGVAVARNDEVVPKSLWEETVVSDGDRIEVLTPAQGG
- the thiG gene encoding thiazole synthase, with the translated sequence MTERDTPLVIAGRSFSSRLLVGTGGAPNLEVLRAAIAASEAEIVTVALRRARPGTDGGLLETCRELGVELLPNTAGCHTAAEAVLTARLAREAFGVDWVKLEVVADDRTLLPDPVELVEAAERLVEEGFVVLPYTNDDPVLARRLEDVGCATVMPLGAPIGSGLGIRNPHNIALICEEVSVPVVLDAGIGTASDAAMAMELGCDAVLVASAITRARDPVLMAAAMRDAVRAGRSAYLAGRIPRRPLAEASTTDEGLPEFFVAGSAPSGRRAERSSSLADPQ
- a CDS encoding hydroxymethylpyrimidine/phosphomethylpyrimidine kinase, giving the protein MTGRDEANPPVAMTIAGTDSGGAAGVAADLCTFASLGVHGTCVVTAVTAQDTTAVHAVAVIEPELVARQIEVVVEDLRPRAAKTGMLATRDIVELVAGKAAAGELPDLVVDPVMVASSGDRLLDEGAEASYRTLLRHALVATPNVAEASVLVGDPLDTVEDVLDAEDALRELGVPWLVVTGGDTPGGQSPGGGGAVDCVFGPYGSHILEEPRIPTPNVHGSGCTFSAAITALLACGLDPDSAIRRAKRFVTERIALSAGWRLGAGRGPVAHVFVSPPSSELPEGRHEDQPSDS